The region agtagtagtagtagtagtggtagtagtagtagtagtagtagtagtagtagtagtagtagtagtagtggtagtagtggtagtagtagtagtagtagtagtagtagtagtggtagtagtagtagtagtagtagtggtagtagtagtagtaagagtagtagtagcagtagtaatagcagtagtagtagtagtagtagtagtagtagtagtagtagtagtagtagtagcagtagtagtagtagtagtagtagtagtagtggtagtagtagtagtagtagtagtagtagtagtggtagtagtagtagtaagagtagtagtagcagtagtaatagcagtagtagtagtagtagtagtagtagcagtaatttttttttataatattattGCCTGTGAGCCTGGAGAAGCAGGCTTCTGAGGCATAGGCAGTAATATTATTATACTAGTCTGCTCCTTACCTCCCAGAGAGGATTCAGTGAGGTTTGTAGACATATTATGATTTGATATGTCACATCTGTAAATATTAATTACAAgagatattatttattttatccaCCTGACCTTTGTGTTCTCTGAGGATCAGTCAGGGAGAAATAGAAGAGTAAAGCTTCTGGTCACAAGctacaaaataccaaaaatGCAAATAACGGAAAAACAGCTTTGGTGCTTCTGTAAGACTTGTCTTAGATGCATAAACATATTTAGATTCAATTAAAAGGGCAGAGGATCAGTTATCTTTAAGTGCATACACTCCAGCTTAGTTGACAAAGGataagctgtttttgtgtgttagtgagtgagagacaggggacGAGAGAGGTGTTGTGATTGGCTCGCTCCTTCTCTGTTAAACCCATCTGGCTCACTTTCCCTCTGTGATGAACAATCTCCAGTGTTTCTTCATTGTGTCAGAAGTCAGTTTACACACAGGACATACAGggtatgtgtatgagtgagctAGTGAATGGGTAAGTGagtgaaaggaagaaagaaagaaagaaagaaagaaagaaagaaagaaagaaagaaagaaagaaagaaagaaagaaagaaagaaagaaagaaagaaagggaggggaaGGTATACCCAAGGTCAGTATGGGGGTGTAGGGAGTATGTAGctcatgagatttttttttcttttcctcctctacCTAAAAACCCATTCTGTAAAATCtcaggcatgtttttttttcaaaggaaggTTTCTCAGTTGTCCTGAGAATGATACATCACAGGAAATATTGGTTTATCTCACTGCATACGAGACATGCGGGCAGAAGGGACAATGAAGTTGAAGATGAGAGATGAAATCTCTCTAATACTgtccttcattttctcttccttccttctcCATCCATCTCCTGCACTTTCTGCAGATGTCTCTGTATCACATCAGAGACAGAACTTATATTGTTTCAGTGcgaagaaaaaatgaaaccacaGTAATGCAATACAAGCAAAGCAAGTCTGGACTGAAACGGTGAAGCACAGCCTGCCTTTCTGCAGGTAATAGCATTTTTTGCTACTGCATCTGTTTTGGAAACAAGTgagctgtgagagtgagagtgagagtgagagagagagagagagagagagagagagaaggtgaagcGAAGAGGGACTTTTTCATAGTTTTAGTATCTAACTTTTCATCAGCAAAGCTGAGCACTTCCCAGCAGCAGGCTGATGTCACCAGGATGATTCATCTCAACATAATTAGCTCTGAGATTCAATAACAAAATTTCACACTTTGTCTTTCAGAGATGGAGGACAAAGACACCTAACACTGAGGCTTATTAGAAACATTTTACCAAGCCTGTCAGTGATTTCACAATGTCATTCATTATCAAACTTGTCCACACAGTTAACCTTGAAGACTACAACAAAGAATTACTTATTTTTGGTGGGAATGGTAAATGGAAATGTTGTGCAGTTACAAAGACAACCATTTAGCAGAATAGAATTTccatgtgaaaaataaaatgaaaaaaaaaaaaacaataaacaaaaaactaacAAGAGAAGAGTAGTGCAAACTCAGTTGGAAGGTTCTACCTGGCCATACCAGTCATTGTAGACGAGTGTGTGTTCCCTGCATACATGGagtaaaaaatgtgtgtgtgtgtgtatgtgtgtgtgtgtgtgtgtgtgtgttggggggggggtcttccaAAGAATACTGAGCCCCTTCTGTGTTAAAGCCTATCTGTGATGCATCATGACAAAGCTGTAATAGACAGTGAAAGAgcaaacaaatacaacaacagcaaaatagcacaatgagttttttttaaattaaactaatgtgtttttgtagagTTCATCACAGTTTCCATAAAGAGTGAGGTTTTGGGCAAACACAGCAAGGACggagaaaaagcaagaaagagagggaataaAAAAGGAGAAGCCTGTACTCCAATTCCAAACAGCAACATAGTCTGTCTAGTGCCAAAGTTAAATTCCAAGCTGTCAAAACCTATGCCAAGTTAAGTgatgaaataaaggaaaaggaTGCAGAATATGAGTCAGTGGACGGAATGACTTTGTTATTTCTCTTGATTTTTAGACCAAGTCTAAAGAGCCTGATTAGACACAGCACCCCAAACTGCctaatctgtgttttcttttgaaaggtCTAACGTGTTTTGCATGGATATTCTTCAACACTCCAAGTCAttccaaaataaagaaataaaaaaaatgaaagagagatgttCCATGTCTGGGCCTGGATACTGAGTGAGAAGTTGAGTCTAGTCTGAGTGAACTCTGGCAGTGCTTCAAACCTGCTGTAATAAGAGTAGCcaagttcagaaaaaaaacaagacatacttgtcatttcatcttttatttagtctttttaGTACCTTTTATGGCCATGGGCTTCGGACATGGGGTAGTTCCTAGATTTATTCACTTTCAggttttccttccttctctttttcctctctctctctttctctctctgccaataCCCATTCCCTTCATTCACAAATCATGTAATATCTCTTATCCcccacacaggtgcacacattCAACCAAACATATTCTTCCAGAAGTCTCCAAGGGAACTGAAATGACAACACAATGTCAAATGCAGGCTTTGGGTAATTCCACTAAGTATATACAGCCGTTTTCAAAGGAACTGGCTACCGCTTTGAACCGAATCCCTGTCCCACACGTATAGATTGAAGATGAAATGATAGACCTGAAAAACAGTGGTAAACCCAAGGTAAGCATGAAAACCCCAAGAGAGGATACCGGATCTCTGTGAGTCATTTAGCAATACCCTGTAGGTAAGAGATGACAGTGTCTTGAAAGACTacgtctccatggcaaccactcATCTCCTTCccttgtgtgtgttgatgaCAGAGGTTAAAGGAGTGAAAACCTGCTGGTTTTTGGGTTAAGGTAGAGGGAAGAGACTGTGCCACTGTAAGCAATTCCAGGGTTCCTCTGGGACATAAGTCAACTGGGTACAACAAATGTTTTGAAGTATGTTTTGAACACAAAACCACTGCCTGTTCAGGGCTTTGCTCTGGCTGTCAGGTAGTATGACTGTTGGTTAAAAGCCATAGACTCTGATGTGTTGGGGAGGGAGAGTCTCAGTGGGTAATAACATGAAGTCACGTTCTCCTTCGCTCTTTGGGACAGGATACCATGTCTAGGTAAAGACTGTTATATGACCAAAACAGCATATACTGCATCAGGACAAATGACATAAAGGTTaagtcttgttttgtttttttttatcctgtgtGCCGTTGCGGCAAGTCAAGCTACTTTAATGATAGtgataataaaatgtttgttgagTTCTAGGGCATATGATTTAGTTGTTGCATAAtatcacattcaaacacagtggTCATTTAtgaatgttcagtgtttgtCCACATGTGAGGATAAGGCATTAAGGTGACCATCCCTAATTACCAGGAGAGGCCTTGGCGCAAAGTTCTAAGTAAAGGACAATGGGAAAACTTTGACTCATGAAAgtgctgatggaaaaaaaagtatgacaCCCATACCACCATACTAAGAGGATGGACCCTCAAAGGCCTGTTTGAacaatgtctgtttgtttgctctctAAAAACCCATTAAGACACACTAATTTACCTAATGCCTGCCTCTCCAGCACGAGCGTTGAACAGTGATCGATGGCTCAATGGCGCCCTCTGGTGACTCAAAATGTCAAGCACTAGTAGTGTGCATCGGTGGGCAGTGAATTTGAATACATCTGCTCCCATTTACAGTGAAATGTTGCATGCATCTGTTAATTTTCCTCTTCAATAGTCACAAAATTACCATCTGCGTGACCCTTTCAGATCGTGGTCTCTTATGCTCTTTAAAACAGCCAACTCAGTGGTATTCGTAAAATCTGATCTGCCCAGCCACCATGCACAGTTTAATTTACCGCTGTACTGCCTCGGCACATAAAAGGCCACTCTTTAGGGCCCACTTTACGTATCAATCATTGTTTTCACATGGATTTAACTACAAGTATGCAGTCCCCCTGTTCTGCCACAGCTGggaaatgttcaaatgtttcaCATCCATCTTGAACTCCATAAGATTGTTGAGTCAATAAGAGCATTTTCTCTATTGTGCATTAGAACAAAATGCTGCAAGATCACAACTACATGAACTAAGGAGTGTCTATCAATCTTTAACATGCAATAGTTAAGACCTGAACTGTCTtaatagatgtttgtgtgtgtcttaacaCAAAGATATGTAACAAGACAGTTTCAAATAATTTTACAAAACACCATATACTTTATTATTGATGTAATTTATCATGGAaagaaaatacaattaaaaaaaaaaaaaaaaacaaacaaacgtgaAGGACCTAATCAAACGGCaactgtgtgtacatttttagAGCACAAAAAGACACAGCTCACTAAAAACAGGCACATTGTGGTAACAATCATAATAGTGcagaaaaaaggcttttttttggacaaaaagATTAACAATACtaacgcacagagagagagatttatgattccacactgattaaaaaaatattctttgaAAAGGAAATGAGCATAAGCTTAACTGTGCTAAAATTAAGCTGTACAATTCCAAATACGAGACAGTATGATACGGGGGTCACTACTTTTTTTGTTCTATAATAAATACAGTATTAATATATTCAGCACATTCATTAAAAAGGCACATTCAAAAGTGTTTCACcaaaacagtgatgtcatattcTCACAAAGTGATCATTAACTTAtatttaaagagagaagagtaaTTCCCTCTGCACATTCAGCGTTACAATTGCATTTTTGATCCCATTAGTGAATGGCCAGAGATAAATCACTTCATACATTACCTGtgcagaaataataataataataataataataataataataataatctgcaAGAAGGATTATGAAGGCTTTCAGTGATAGTGAAGTAATCTagaactgtacacacacatgaaagtaTACTGTCAACTGCTCAAGTCTTCAGATGTACTTAACACCAGTGTATACACATCATGTACATAACCTGTTGAAAAGCAGATCTGCATAGAGTACACTGAGAATTagtttttaaatacaaaaaatagATAATTtatatacacatgtaaacattttCCTAACCCTTTTAGCAATTTGACACCACGTAGGCTACACAAGATCTGGTTTCACGAGTTTTATTTTCACCTGAAAAAGGACATCTAGTCTGGACTCAAAGACAGCTTGAAACTACAAGAATATTAAAGAAATTACTTACAAGTGACAGTACCACTAAGAGAGAACTTCAGCTAAGCTGGAGCGTGTAGTCACTCTGCGATAAGGTTGTATTACAATGAACGGATCCagtgtttttttgctttgttttgttttgtttaaaaaacaactgTATGTATACACCTGTCCAGCAGATGTCACTTTTGAGGTCTGATGATAGCTTTATCTTTAATTCAGCTATGAGGTCTTTTGTAAGCTCCTCCCCTATACAGTTAGTGAAAAACCATAACAGTATCTCTGAGAGTGCCAAGCTGGGCCAGGGATCTGGGGGAAAACAAGCTCTGACCAATAATGCAGTTCCAGATTTCTTACCAAGTGGAAAAAGAAGTGGAGAAGTAGCTACTATTTTAACTGCAAAAGCTTTCCACAATCAAATACTGTATTTCTCCCTGTGCACATGCTTTTGAGTTATCCTTCATGACTTTCAGTCACTGAATTTCTAAGCATCCATTTCAGTCAGCAGAAACAGACTTCAGATGGAAATAAGTATTCTGTCTTCAAGCAGCTGTTCCCTGACAAAGTAATGGAGGTGACCAACATATGACAAAAAAGCACCAAAATACAGAGATAAGCTAAAGCTACACATCTTTAGGTGTGGGGGCCTCAAAGGATGCATCCTCCAACCCTACACAAACCAAACTACTGCAGCTAAGCACCTTCATTACAGCAATAATAATCCATATACAGCTTTAGATATCTACACACATGGCAAGTGTGCATTCAGTTACAATGATGCGGTGAATCACctaatgagaaagaaaaaaacaattaaacaaatacTTCAACACTTACTGAGAGTGCAGCAAAATATCTCACTTTTGACCAAGATGTTCTTATCTTAAGTGAATCCTCTATGTGATAGGAACTGCATTCCACAGGCTCTGATTCCTTTAGCTCAGAAAGTTAATGTTATTATCCATGGCGGTGAACAATTGGAGCTTATAAGAtaaaggcttaaaaaaaaaacatttcacaagaGTATAAGTACATATTTCTTGCCGAGACAAAAATCTGAGGCACTTCAAAGACTttaatgttttgggttttttttttactgtgctgaATTACTAAACTGATGTTTAATTTTGAGTGAAGACTTCACAGACTTCCAACACTGCGAGTGAAGGACAAAAATGCTAACAATTCGAAACTGTGCAAACAAAGCCTGAGGGGATGCAAAGCCCATCTGCACAAAGAGCACCCAAGATAAGAACATCTCAGTGAAACAATGAAAATCATTGGACCTTTAATGTAACGAACCAATAGATTCAAAATGAAGGTCATGAAAAACTGCCAAACCAGTCAGTTCTCACAGAACAGCCAGTTAGCAATGTCTACTCAATATCAGAAGGCAGGAAGCTAAGCCCAAATGATCTGGACCCTCATACCCATGTTCCCATATCCCCAGTACAGAAACACTAACTCTGTTATAGGGTGAAGGCTAGTGTTGAAACACCACTAGCCGCAAGGTCACATACAATACTTAATGTGCGACTCCATGCCAGATGAGGATAAAACAAGATTTCCACattatagagagagacacacattcttCCCCTTACAATACTATTCAGGCCATTTTAAATCATATTATGACTGCACACTGACCTAGCCTTGAGCCACTCAGAGAAAGGAAACTCAAGGAAAActccaacacaacacacacatagcatTAAAAGTattaacaataacagtaacaacaatataaagCTGCCAACGTCTGGATCAGCAACTTTGAGGTTGCTGAAAGGCCACTGGTATGGTGTCAATGACAGTTAAGATCTGGACTATTAAGCCAAGACCAGATTTTAATCATGTCTTGTGGTGTTCGAGGGTGGACCAGCATCAGGCTCTTGTAGGCACAGGGGTTGTTGCGATATTTCTCCTCAATGTCAAAAGTCCTAAAACCCTTGTGTTTTTCAGGGGCTAGGCCTAGTTTTCGGAGGCACATCCCCGTATAGACATCATCAATCGGATACAGAGTTACCTGTTGCGTGGCAGCATGCAGGCGCAATGCCAAGTGGCCAGAGTACAGGTATCCACCCCCACCAGCATACGGGGGGTATGTCCCCACAAATATACTCTCAGGGATGAAGTATTTCACCTTTTTATCTCTGTGGGGCCCAGCATTGGTGATCACATCCCCAACAAAGAGATCCTTTGCTTTGGCTGGGGAGAGACCCTTGAGGAAGTCCAGAATATGCAGGGTGTTAACGAAGACGTCGTCATcccctttgaaaatgaattgggCCCCACTACAGCTTTTGTTAAACCACTTGAGGAACAATACCTCTTTGATGGTAAGATTGAAGAAGGAGTCCCTATAGTCCCACTGAAGTATATCTTTGTGCTTAGAACTCTCGTAACTCAGCATTTCCGATAGGTCAGGGAAGTGGTCCACTGCGGTGGCGTTACCCAGAAGGAAGACAGTCACCACAGTTTTGTTAGCCATGCGGCCGGCCCGACCCCATGACTCCCGTATGGCCTGCCGCCGGTCAAAATGGGGAGCTAAGGACTTGATGGCTAGCAGGAGAAAAGGGTCGTCATTGCAGATCTGTGGCTGGTCCACCACCATGGGATAAGTCCGGCACCTGATGTACGTCAGGAAGTCTTTGAAACGAGTTGGGAGGGAATTGTAGTCCTTCACTTGGGTGGAGACCCTGTGGTCTGGATCGCAAGAGTTCAGAATCACTGTGTCATTTTCGCTGTTGTTAAACTTCTCACCCCAAGTCCCATTGGAGCTATTCAGGATAGGGTTCCTAAGATGGTCCAGTATCTGCTGCTGGTGGTTCCAGTACGCCTCACTCGGGACCATCTTGCCCCAGAACTTTTTGCTTGGAATGCGAATCTTGCTGTTGAGATTCTTTCCTCGGTCTCCATGATGTGACAATACCATGATGACGAAGAACACCATTAGGACGGTCCCCAGGacttttgtctttctcctcgGGCCCTGCATGGCTCTGACACTCACCACCTGTCCCAGAGAGAGCCAAGTGGAAACATACAACAGTAAACATCATGTCAAAACATGAGTGATACACGACTGTcaagatagatagacagatactcAACATTTAAATCTCACTTAGCAGATGCCccatcatttaaatgaaaatttgcATAAGTTAATGCAAAGTTCACTTGAAGTTGGTTTCCTGGGAAGACAAAGTGGAGCAGTGCAAAGATATATTTTACAACATATTTAAGGTTTCAAATGTAGCCTTTCTGACCTCACATCTTAATAGTTCCTGAGCAAACCTTACTAGATATCTATGAGCAAAGGGTCATTCAGTACAAAGACACAGTTTGTGGGGCTTAAGCTAACacttgcctgtttttttttcctttcactttctTGGCTAGCATTTTCAGCACTCAGAAGACAGGGCCAGACTGGCCAAAAGCAATCTAGGACTCTCAGACAGGCAGATCTTTCTCCGTCTCTGAGCCAGATACTCGGTTTCCGCTTTCCTAAGGCTGAGCTGTCATATATTCCCACATCTTAATTCTTTTTAGCTGACATCCCATGAACTGAAGAATGTACAATAATGTAACCTCCATGAAGAGAGAAATacgtctgtctctgacagagaatAATAGATTTACTTACGTTCTCAGAGCACCTTTTATGAATTCAACTGAAGCCTTTTTTTATTGAGACTTAAGCTAACCACACTTGGTTTACACAGATGAACACTGAAATGGCAAAATATGCACTGCTGAAAGGTAACGATGGATAATGAACACAAAACTAATCCAACTACAAAAATCAGGGAATGTTTCAACATGTCGAAAACTGTAGGACTAACTGGCAAAGGggatgtgtgtacatttgtgggGCAGCTAacattgttttatgtatttttccccATTTGTACTAGCTGTTAGTGCCATCTCACAAAAACTAAGTGAGGTCActtctcaaactcctctttGCGGCAAGACTAACAACTGCTATGCAGTATGCAAAGGGTTTCGTACTGCTTTGATTTCAACATACTCTGTGTAATGGATAGCACAAAGGGCACATGACTACAAGCCTCCAAACCAGTCTTCACCAAAAGTTTAGCTGCTTCAAAACCTAGTCATGGTTCAGCTGGTAAAAAGAGGATATATCTCAAACCACTCAGCAAACAAAATGGTTTACATGTTCTGTTTCCCAACAGCAAGAGGAACTATGGCTGCAATCAAGTCAATAATTGAGATGTAAAAATGAGAAGCAAGAGCTGTTGTCCATTTTTATCCAAAgaacaatgggcctcattcaccaaccactcttaaaaagaaatttgttcttaaaacccacttacacagttttctgacattcaccagtgttttcttatttgggatttgttcttagttAAGAACagcatctacacacactcaacagcaCACTTACgtacatttgagtgctgacatgtttgtgcaaaataattgatTATTGAGTTTTCTTAAATTCTAAAATTGTATAACATTaaaggatttaaattacaataatatttttatcatttctaatattttttaataataattttcattattttacaaagtattgtgatcttttaaaataaataaacactacactaacgcTTTATGTAACACTCtggaatgtagtgcatatttattcatacttttgtacaatgagcaaaaagagcaatatgagaatataacagctGAtcgagactgtgataagtgaccAGTAGTTTTACACACACTACTTATGGGCCATCTCAtctgttttacttttacatttggataaatattaaaatacctggacagagcagatgcagcCATTGtggccttcgctcctgtctgccaCTGTACGCACGTTGCATTGAATCATTAAAgcaggagcagaagtgatggctcaagctacttgttggttgttagaaaagaactcagaattacgAGGGATAATAAGCCGGAATTgcgagaaaacagtcagagtggcgaggaaaaaaaagtaagaattCCGAAAAATAAAGTcacaattaagcaaacttttttttttttatgtggccGAAATGGGCTTCcacagatctctgtgtgtgcacatggccctgcagtctcatgccctttcATAGGAATTGGTGGGGCAtttacctatgctaattaggaacacCTGGCACACACTTTCAGTTTACAATGACAATGGGATtaatcattataagaacaaagatgcaaacaattctgcagtttaagaacaTGTCGATTCTCACATAGACTTTTTCTTAGAACCTtcctcaagaacaaatttaagaaaaaacttaggaggatattggtgaatgaggcgcAATGATCCCATTTCACACTGTTTACTGCTACTGTGTTCCACTAAGAGCAAGAGAACATTCTATCACTTCATTGGGATGGGCAAAGAGAGGGGAGGTATGTTTTTCGGGGCAAAGAGCTGTTGCACGAAAAATGTAAGTGATtgccaaaaaagtaaaaagaaaccACTGCTTCACCTTGCTCTGTTGTTCTGCTCTTCTGTCAGTCAGTTCCTTGAATTAAATAACTTGAAATTTACtaaaatttaataaattaaaaccTCTCATTTGTTTCCCAGTTCCCTTGGTAAACTATGTCCTATATACACTTCTACAAACTGGAAAGAAATGAGTCTCTCCTTCCCCTAAGTGCTCCTTGCCCTCACCTGCTTTCACTGTTCATGGCCTGTTCTcacctctctttatcttttcacatttttaccTTCCTCACTTtcactgcctctctttctctcatatttgCTCTTATGGCTCTGCTTCTCTTGATCATAAGGaatttattaaaacagaaaaatcccCACGGCGACATCTAACTCCTTGTCTTTATCTTCCCATGTGTTCCTTATTTCCTTTTATCCTTTATTTCCTTCTTCCACTTGCTTCctgactctgtgtcttttatttCATTGCCTCTGCCTCCTAGCAACCCTTACGCGCTGCTGATTCGGGAGTCTCTTGGTactctttctcatctctctggtAGCTATCAGGGGATCAGACTCCGGTACAGCAGAGTATCAAAGGGAGAAGAGCCACTTTCCACATCTTTCATATTTTACAACACACTAAGGAAGACGTCAGAATGCAACACCAAACACCCCTTGAACAaaagacaacaccacaaaaagATCACAAGCCTTTGACTATCACTGCTTATTTTGTTCGTTATTTCTCACAGCAATAACCGGATTACATAACCGCTGTTTGGCGCACTGACTTTTTCTTTCCACATTACTTTATCTGTGTGATCTTTATGACAGAATTAAACTGTAAGAAAGTTAGGGTTATAAATGGCTGGATGTTGTGTGGAGGTTTTTTACCTCTGTACAGGTGTGTTCTTCCACTCCCTAGTTTAGTTTTTATCCCATGCTGATTCTCTGAGCAGGGGGTGGAGCACAAGATCAAGAGGTGATGGAGCGGGTTAATAAGGCAGCAACCTggagacaagaaagaaagaatccaAACTGTTTCAACAAGCCTTTTCACCTGTGTCACTATAGCCAGCAGCCTGGATGGATAAACAGGGCAGTAACCACACAAAGCTTGAGTCTTGAACATACAAAAGCTTGCACAAAGGTGCTTgcaa is a window of Chanos chanos chromosome 10, fChaCha1.1, whole genome shotgun sequence DNA encoding:
- the b3gnt2b gene encoding N-acetyllactosaminide beta-1,3-N-acetylglucosaminyltransferase 2; this translates as MQGPRRKTKVLGTVLMVFFVIMVLSHHGDRGKNLNSKIRIPSKKFWGKMVPSEAYWNHQQQILDHLRNPILNSSNGTWGEKFNNSENDTVILNSCDPDHRVSTQVKDYNSLPTRFKDFLTYIRCRTYPMVVDQPQICNDDPFLLLAIKSLAPHFDRRQAIRESWGRAGRMANKTVVTVFLLGNATAVDHFPDLSEMLSYESSKHKDILQWDYRDSFFNLTIKEVLFLKWFNKSCSGAQFIFKGDDDVFVNTLHILDFLKGLSPAKAKDLFVGDVITNAGPHRDKKVKYFIPESIFVGTYPPYAGGGGYLYSGHLALRLHAATQQVTLYPIDDVYTGMCLRKLGLAPEKHKGFRTFDIEEKYRNNPCAYKSLMLVHPRTPQDMIKIWSWLNSPDLNCH